One part of the Anopheles coustani chromosome 2, idAnoCousDA_361_x.2, whole genome shotgun sequence genome encodes these proteins:
- the LOC131264137 gene encoding vascular endothelial growth factor receptor 1-like: MFYQTDERYTGRFNATSSLQSPVSGIVRCAANNSKGVLEVESLYVKDGDAPLVLKRTYPHTTVYPSDSVKLTCMAISNDTTGQFRLAHDKKNAWINAGRTKNVPSEKYTLQKNFTIAKISTTTTARCEFKLSNGTVYKADLTIPVRMPIKPYLINSSPGITNYALNDTFNGEVELECDADGVPKPVIGWFRNDQLIPGVVGTKYSLNVTTSAILSKVNCMAYSFMGTVNKTWIFTGKNYLQTQKTPFDVVKENATYIILFVSLLTVSVQLLTIMRMASRRRDAKRSDRCGESSIVPPQYEIDKEKLKFGRRLGQGEFGVVVLAEATNIKDCEPTTTVAVKMIKRNKQEDTVIKMLISEVKMMVHVGQHLNVVNLLGAVTKNIQKRELMLIFEYCRHGCLLDFMQKNTERFVNCLDTLSAAWKTRIQRENSSEWDPATDEFNTIDLICWATQIAHGMKYLASRMVIHRDLAARNILLCENNVVKIGDFGLARSIQTGNSQYKKFSDDPLPSKWLAIECITKRVFSTKTDVWAYGVLLWELFSLGIQPYPGKDADQELFQQIIDGYRMEQPRYASEDLYDIMITCWYVNATLRPSFDSLCITFNNMLPVEMRDQYLAMNSPYLIANQKNSNYIIAIERSPNAPLHPWKEVTSDMALAVVLWFALCLLRLLPHTDGFPRPAGRGANPTHTPAGNTLLQRSSLRDGSGVNRNLGSIEQLKPKRPKRNLDVVGGILKTIGLDVDLGGPQLSFNAPNVTLDTPVGQIGCIGGTIGKRDRRHDHRPNNAESLGSDEKGSSDVSF, from the exons ATGTTTTATCAGACTGACGAGCGATACACTGGCCGTTTCAATGCAACCAGTTCGCTGCAGAGCCCGGTGTCCGGAATCGTACGCTGCGCCGCAAACAACTCGAAAGGCGTTCTTGAAGTCGAATCACTCTACGTAAAGGATGGCGATGCGCCATTGGTACTAAAGCGCACTTATCCACACACCACCGTCTATCCCTCTGATTCCGTGAAGTTGACGTGTATGGCCATCTCAAATGACACGACGGGGCAATTCCGTCTGGCGCATGACAAGAAGAACGCTTGGATCAACGCAGGACGTACTAAAAATGTGCCGAGCGAAAAGTACACCTTGCAGAAGAACTTTACCATAGCCAAAATAAGTACCACAACGACTGCTCGCTGTGAGTTTAAGCTGAGCAATGGGACGGTTTATAAAGCGGATCTAACGATACCGGTTCGAATGCCGATTAAACCGTACTTGATAAATTCGTCTCCAGGAATAACGAACTACGCGCTGAACGACACATTTAATGGGGAAGTCGAGTTAGAGTGTGACGCCGACGGTGTGCCAAAACCGGTGATTGGATGGTTTAGAAACGATCAGCTCATACCGGGCGTTGTTGGCACAAAGTACAGTCTGAACGTTACGACAAGCGCGATCCTTTCGAAGGTGAACTGTATGGCGTACAGCTTCATGGGAACGGTCAACAAAACGTGGATTTTCACCGGGAAGAACTATCTCCAAACCCAAAAGACTCCTTTCGACGTCGTCAAAGAGAATGCGACATACATCATCCTGTTCGTATCGTTGCTCACGGTTTCGGTGCAGCTGCTAACCATCATGCGGATGGCAAGCCGGCGCCGAGATGCGAAGAGGTCTGATCGCTGCGGGGAATCGTCCATCGTTCCACCCCAGTACGAGATCGATAAGGAGAAGCTCAAGTTCGGCAGGAGACTTGGCCAGGGTGAGTTCGGTGTCGTGGTACTGGCGGAAGCGACCAACATTAAGGATTGTGAACCGACCACGACGGTGGCGGTGAAAATGATCAAACGGAACAAGCAGGAGGACACCGTGATCAAGATGCTCATCTCGGAGGTGAAGATGATGGTCCATGTTGGTCAGCACCTGAACGTGGTGAACCTGCTCGGTGCCGTCACGAAGAACATTCAAAAAC GGGAGCTAATGCTTATTTTCGAATACTGTCGGCACGGCTGCCTACTGGACTTCATGCAGAAAAATACGGAACGCTTTGTCAACTGCTTGGACACGTTGTCCGCGGCCTGGAAGACCCGGATCCAGCGTGAGAACTCTTCTGAATGGGACCCCGCAACTGACGAGTTCAACACGATCGATTTAATTTGCTGGGCGACTCAGATCGCGCACGGCATGAAGTACCTCGCGTCCAGAATGGTCATTCACCGGGATCTGGCTGCCCGGAACATCCTGCTCTGTGAGAACAACGTGGTCAAGATCGGTGACTTTGGTCTGGCACGGTCGATCCAAACCGGCAACAGCCAGTATAAGAAGTTTAGCGACGATCCGCTGCCGAGCAAGTGGTTGGCGATCGAGTGCATTACGAAACGCGTCTTTAGCACCAAGACCGACGTCTGGGCGTACGGAGTGCTGCTGTGGGAGTTGTTCTCGCTCGGCATCCAGCCGTATCCGGGAAAGGATGCTGACCAGGAGCTGTTCCAGCAGATCATCGACGGATACCGCATGGAGCAGCCGAGGTACGCCAGTGAGGATCTGTACGACATCATGATCACTTGTTGGTACGTGAACGCCACCTTACGTCCCTCGTTCGATTCTCTGTGCATTACGTTCAACAACATGCTGCCGGTAGAGATGCGCGAT CAATACCTTGCCATGAACAGTCCATATTTGATAGCTAACCAGAagaattccaactacatcatTGCTATAGAGAGGTCACCGAATGCCCCACTGCACCCTTGGAAAGAAG TCACGTCCGACATGGCGCTCGCTGTGGTTCTCTGGTTCGCACTGTGCCTTCTCCGGCTGCTACCCCACACCGATGGCTTCCCCCGCCCGGCCGGAAGAGGGGCAAATCCCACGCACACGCCGGCAGGAAACACGCTTCTGCAGCGTTCGTCGCTCAGGGACGGTTCCGGGGTCAACCGGAACCTCGGGTCAATCGAGCAGCTGAAGCCGAAGCGCCCCAAGCGTAACCTCGACGTCGTTGGCGGCATACTGAAGACGATCGGGCTGGACGTGGATCTCGGGGGGCCTCAGCTGAGCTTCAACGCACCGAACGTCACCCTGGACACGCCGGTCGGGCAGATCGGATGCATCGGCGGTACGATCGGTAAACGGGATCGACGCCATGACCATCGGCCCAACAACGCCGAGTCGCTCGGAAGCGACGAGAAGGGCTCGTCTGACGTGTCGTTCTGA
- the LOC131265958 gene encoding uncharacterized protein LOC131265958 → MHSSRTTTTLWLTVLLMGHVWSARACNGGFEMILHSVENCGGDGQVITIDPGTTVALTKDCGVQTKSTVRTLGFRTAQMQVTITKNGLPVVKESVDLCASMDDAATNQDATEVMTMFGVPNHCPVEPTEIVSDGSKTYSLDKYKHHLLVAQGRALIDVVIQHDNGKSCFKIDTEVVNKHMLG, encoded by the exons ATGCACTCATCTCGTACAACCACGACACTCTGGCTGACCGTGCTGCTGATGGGCCACGTTTGGTCAGCAAGGGCGTGT AACGGTGGCTTCGAAATGATCCTGCACAGTGTGGAAAACTGTGGCGGCGATGGACAGGTCATCACCATCGACCCGGGAACCACAGTCGCACTGACGAAGGATTGTGGCGTACAAACAAAGTCGACCGTGCGCACCCTGGGTTTCCGCACGGCGCAG ATGCAAGTGACCATCACGAAGAATGGCTTACCGGTGGTGAAGGAGTCGGTGGATCTGTGCGCCAGTATGGACGATGCGGCCACCAACCAGGATGCGACGGAGGTGATGACCATGTTTGGCGTCCCGAACCACTGTCCCGTGGAGCCGACCGAGATCGTTTCCGATGGAAGCAAGACGTACAGCTTGGATAAGTACAAGCATCATCTACTGGTGGCGCAGGGTAGAGCACTGATCGATGTTGTAATCCAACATGATAAT GGCAAAAGTTGCTTCAAAATTGACACAGAAGTCGTCAACAAACATATGCTTGGTTAA
- the LOC131264138 gene encoding uncharacterized protein LOC131264138, protein MAAHTYSSINHPANGIVRFSLLLLSMGMLGVAFACNGGYKITLKKIENCAGPDAVITVDENFTVVLNENCEIQTSGCVHIKDFKTGKAAYAITKSGRKVLQSWIDICDNSSASFGMELFTQFLRSLGVPESCPMSARTSCIEPSQAINISAFKQYLRLVRGAIDVEVAVLHDSGESCLKISFDVTK, encoded by the exons ATGGCTGCTCACACTTACAGTAGTATCAATCACCCGGCGAATGGGATCGTGAGGTTTAgtttgctgctgctttccATGGGCATGCTGGGAGTAGCATTCGCTTGC AATGGTGGCTACAAGATAACgttgaagaagatcgaaaACTGCGCCGGACCGGATGCGGTTATTACGGTCGATGAGAACTTTACGGTCGTGCTGAACGAGAACTGTGAGATACAGACCAGCGGATGCGTGCACATAAAGGACTTTAAAACGGGGAAAGCCGCATACGCGATTACCAAGAGTGGAAGAAAAGTGCTTCAGAGCTGGATTGACATCTGTGATAATTCGTCAGCATCATTCGGGATGGAGCTTTTCACCCAGTTCCTGCGTAGCCTTGGTGTACCGGAATCGTGCCCCATGAGTGCG AGAACATCTTGCATCGAACCAAGCCAAGCGATAAACATCAGTGCCTTCAAGCAGTACCTTCGTCTTGTCCGGGGTGCTATCGATGTAGAAGTGGCCGTACTACACGATTCG GGAGAAAGCTGCTTGAAGATAAGTTTTGACGTCACCAAGTAA
- the LOC131264140 gene encoding uncharacterized protein LOC131264140: protein MAAHTYSSTKRPANGIVRFSLLLLSMGMLGVAFACNGGYKITLKKIENCAGPDAVITVDENFTVVLNENCAIQTRGCVHIKDFKTGKAAYAITKSGRKVLQSWIDICDNSSASFGMELFTQFLRSLGVPETCPISARKSCIEPSQVINIGAFKQYLPLARGAIGVEVAVQHDSGKSCLKISFDVTK from the exons ATGGCTGCTCACACTTACAGTAGTACTAAGCGCCCAGCGAATGGGATCGTGAGGTTTAGTTTACTGCTGCTTTCCATGGGCATGCTGGGAGTAGCATTCGCTTGC AATGGTGGCTACAAGATAACgttgaagaagatcgaaaACTGCGCCGGACCGGATGCGGTTATTACGGTCGATGAGAACTTTACCGTCGTGCTGAACGAGAACTGTGCGATACAAACCAGAGGATGCGTGCACATAAAGGACTTTAAAACGGGGAAAGCCGCATACGCGATTACCAAGAGTGGAAGAAAAGTGCTTCAGAGCTGGATTGACATCTGTGATAATTCGTCAGCATCATTCGGGATGGAGCTTTTCACCCAGTTCCTGCGTAGTCTTGGTGTACCGGAAACTTGCCCCATAAGTGCG AGAAAATCGTGCATCGAACCAAGCCAAGTGATAAACATTGGTGCCTTCAAGCAATATCTTCCTCTAGCCCGGGGTGCTATCGGTGTAGAAGTGGCCGTACAACACGATTCG GGGAAAAGCTGCTTGAAGATAAGTTTTGACGTCACCAAGTAA
- the LOC131265497 gene encoding uncharacterized protein LOC131265497, whose amino-acid sequence MAVHAYSSANPSANGIVRFSLLLLCMGMLGLAFACNGGYKVRVKKIENCAGPDAVITADENFTVVLTKNCEIKSRGCVRFKDFKTANAKYTISKDGVQVLQGSMDLCDQASRPRRTEHIAELLRSLGVPEKCPISAGEICTEPSQVVNINRFKQYLPLARGAIGVDVAVQHDSGKSCFKIRFDITK is encoded by the exons ATGGCTGTCCACGCATATAGTAGTGCAAATCCCTCGGCAAATGGGATCGTGAGGTTCAGTTTGCTGCTGCTTTGCATGGGCATGCTTGGATTGGCATTCGCTTGC AACGGTGGCTACAAGGTCAGGGTGAAGAAGATCGAAAACTGTGCTGGACCGGACGCGGTTATTACGGCCGACGAGAACTTTACGGTCGTGCTGACCAAGAACTGTGAAATTAAGTCCCGTGGTTGCGTGCGGTTTAAGGACTTCAAAACGGCCAACGCCAAGTATACGATCAGCAAGGATGGAGTGCAAGTGCTGCAGGGGTCGATGGACCTCTGTGATCAGGCATCGCGTCCAAGGCGCACGGAGCACATCGCCGAGTTGCTGCGAAGTCTTGGTGTACCGGAAAAGTGCCCCATAAGTGCG GGAGAAATTTGCACCGAACCAAGTCAAGTGGTAAACATCAATCGCTTCAAGCAGTACCTTCCTCTGGCCCGAGGTGCTATCGGTGTAGATGTGGCCGTACAACACGATTCG GGAAAAAGCTGCTTCAAGATACGCTTTGACATTACCAAGTAA